One window of Mangrovibacterium diazotrophicum genomic DNA carries:
- a CDS encoding FAD-dependent oxidoreductase: MNLLNQTNEKIIPSLFLLLLITGLFSCTSESELTQVDVVVYGGTSSAVIAAVELAQSGKSVVIVSPDIHIGGLSSNGLGFSDTGNKEAIGGLAREFYHRVWQHYNDSLAWNWEQHSDFGNRGQGTVAMDGESRTMWIFEPHVAEQVFEDLIAENKIPVFRDEWLDRETGVEKENGRIVAIETLSGKRYRAKVFIDATYEGDLMAAAGVSYHVGREACDEYGEKWNGVQAGVFHHTHHFQVPIDPYVIPGDPSSGLLPKIADEKPGANCSGDDKIQAYCFRLCMSNHPENRVPFTKPDNYDPNDFELLGRLFDSGWNEWFNKFDLIPNRKTDTNNHGPFSSDNIGMNYDYPEASYERRQEIIQEHANYQKGLLYYVANDERVPEKIREEMKNWGLAKDEFTDNGNWPHQLYIREARRMIGEYVTTEKDILGERLVPEPIGMGSYTMDSHNVQRFVTEEGYVQNEGDLGVHPHAPYQIAYGSIIPKKEECKNLLVPVCVSSSHIAYGSIRMEPVFMILGQSAAVAATIAIDDKSAVQDISYLEMREHLMQKKQVLSLND; encoded by the coding sequence ATGAATCTACTGAACCAGACAAACGAAAAAATAATACCCAGCTTATTCCTGTTACTGCTGATCACCGGACTTTTTTCGTGTACATCCGAGTCCGAATTGACGCAGGTAGATGTTGTTGTTTACGGCGGAACTTCGTCGGCAGTCATTGCTGCGGTTGAGCTGGCACAGTCCGGGAAATCGGTAGTCATTGTCAGTCCGGATATTCACATTGGCGGGTTGTCGTCGAATGGACTGGGATTTTCTGATACCGGAAATAAGGAAGCCATTGGCGGTCTTGCCCGCGAATTCTATCATCGCGTATGGCAGCATTATAACGATTCGTTGGCCTGGAACTGGGAGCAACACTCAGACTTTGGCAATCGGGGACAGGGAACGGTTGCCATGGACGGGGAAAGCCGAACCATGTGGATTTTTGAGCCTCATGTGGCTGAACAGGTCTTTGAAGATTTAATTGCTGAAAATAAGATCCCTGTTTTTCGGGACGAATGGCTTGATCGCGAAACAGGTGTCGAAAAAGAAAATGGAAGAATTGTGGCGATTGAAACGCTTTCCGGGAAACGGTACCGGGCAAAAGTTTTTATAGATGCAACTTATGAAGGAGACCTAATGGCCGCTGCGGGAGTATCCTACCATGTTGGTCGCGAGGCTTGTGATGAATACGGAGAGAAATGGAACGGCGTTCAGGCGGGTGTATTTCATCACACGCATCATTTCCAGGTTCCCATTGACCCATACGTCATTCCGGGCGATCCATCCAGCGGACTACTGCCGAAAATAGCGGATGAAAAGCCCGGTGCAAATTGTAGTGGAGATGACAAGATCCAGGCCTACTGTTTCCGTTTGTGTATGTCGAACCATCCGGAGAACCGCGTGCCGTTTACCAAACCGGACAATTACGATCCGAACGACTTTGAGCTGCTCGGGCGCTTGTTTGACAGTGGATGGAATGAGTGGTTCAATAAGTTTGATTTGATTCCGAATCGTAAGACGGATACGAATAATCACGGTCCGTTTAGTAGCGACAATATTGGCATGAACTATGATTATCCGGAAGCTTCGTATGAACGCCGGCAGGAGATTATTCAGGAACACGCGAATTATCAAAAGGGACTACTTTACTATGTTGCCAACGATGAGCGGGTACCGGAAAAGATACGGGAGGAAATGAAAAACTGGGGACTGGCGAAAGACGAATTTACGGATAACGGCAATTGGCCACACCAACTTTACATTCGGGAAGCGCGACGAATGATTGGCGAATATGTAACCACAGAGAAAGATATTTTGGGTGAACGTTTAGTTCCTGAACCCATTGGAATGGGCTCTTACACCATGGATTCGCACAACGTTCAGCGCTTTGTAACCGAAGAGGGCTATGTGCAAAATGAAGGCGATCTTGGGGTTCATCCGCATGCCCCATATCAAATCGCTTACGGTTCTATTATCCCTAAAAAAGAAGAATGTAAAAACCTGCTTGTCCCGGTTTGCGTCTCATCCAGTCATATCGCATACGGCTCCATACGCATGGAACCGGTATTCATGATTCTTGGGCAGTCAGCAGCCGTTGCTGCTACGATTGCAATTGATGACAAGTCTGCAGTGCAGGATATTTCTTACCTAGAAATGCGGGAACATTTAATGCAGAAAAAACAGGTACTGAGCTTAAACGACTAA
- a CDS encoding SGNH/GDSL hydrolase family protein produces MKTNTLKKLVAALLLVAGFAIQANAQDWANLQRYEEQNTQLAKPAEGESRVVFMGNSITEGWIRNCPEFFSDNGYISRGISGQTTPQMLLRFRADVINLQPEVVVIMAGTNDVAGNTGPSTNEMIMNNLISMAELARANNIRVIFCSVLPANRFSWRPELKPADQIIQLDSLIENYASANGIPYVDFYSKMVDSEKGLKTEYSKDGVHPLKAGYEEVMNPMIREAIEKLL; encoded by the coding sequence ATGAAAACAAACACTCTCAAAAAACTAGTGGCCGCTTTGTTGTTGGTTGCCGGATTCGCCATTCAGGCTAATGCTCAGGATTGGGCAAATCTTCAACGTTACGAAGAGCAGAACACGCAGTTGGCAAAACCGGCGGAGGGGGAATCCCGCGTCGTATTTATGGGAAATTCGATTACCGAAGGTTGGATTCGCAATTGCCCTGAATTTTTCAGTGACAATGGGTATATCAGTCGTGGAATCAGTGGTCAAACCACACCGCAAATGTTACTTCGTTTTCGAGCCGATGTGATTAATCTTCAGCCCGAAGTTGTCGTTATTATGGCTGGTACAAATGATGTTGCAGGCAATACCGGGCCATCCACGAATGAGATGATTATGAACAACCTGATTTCAATGGCCGAACTGGCGAGAGCAAACAACATTAGAGTCATTTTCTGTTCCGTGCTCCCGGCAAATCGATTTTCATGGAGACCCGAGTTAAAGCCTGCTGATCAGATTATTCAACTCGATTCTCTTATCGAAAACTATGCATCAGCAAATGGAATTCCCTATGTTGATTTCTATAGTAAAATGGTTGACAGCGAAAAAGGACTGAAAACTGAATATTCAAAAGATGGTGTGCATCCTTTGAAGGCCGGATATGAAGAAGTTATGAACCCGATGATCAGGGAAGCTATTGAAAAACTTTTGTGA
- a CDS encoding glycoside hydrolase family 88 protein — protein MKNKILIIPFFWATVLVSSCSHESKMAEFLVQKELDYCVGKAESTAKSLDDYSQFPRNILDSETQWNTTAAEDWTSGFWPGIAWYAYEESGDSILLETARKYTESVSQVLLAPQKDHDLGFIFYCSYGNGYRLTGDKTYKEVLLQAADSLAELFNPKVGTILSWPYMVKAMGWPHNTIIDNMMNLELLFWAAKNGGNKELYEIADSHARHCMNTLVRPDSTTFHVAVFDTLDGHFIKGVTHQGYSDSSMWARGQTWGIYGYTVAYRETGDEQFLNVAEKLADKFLQRLPADGIPFWDFDAPVTSTTPKDASAATIAASALLELSTLEREDSRKQKYFNAAVDLLTRLSSADYQSGDRNKAMLVHSTGHFPAGGEIDASIIYADYYYIEALSRLKKMRREP, from the coding sequence ATGAAAAATAAGATCTTAATTATTCCATTCTTTTGGGCAACAGTGTTAGTATCGTCATGCAGTCACGAGTCCAAAATGGCAGAATTTTTGGTTCAAAAGGAATTGGACTATTGTGTAGGAAAGGCAGAGAGTACAGCGAAAAGTCTTGATGATTACAGTCAATTCCCCCGAAATATTTTGGATAGTGAAACACAATGGAACACAACCGCTGCAGAAGATTGGACAAGTGGTTTTTGGCCGGGAATTGCCTGGTATGCGTATGAGGAAAGTGGAGATTCAATTCTTCTGGAAACAGCCCGAAAATATACGGAATCAGTAAGTCAGGTCTTGCTAGCTCCGCAAAAGGATCATGATTTAGGCTTCATTTTTTATTGCAGTTACGGGAATGGCTATCGCTTGACGGGTGACAAAACGTACAAAGAGGTTTTGTTGCAGGCGGCTGATTCTCTGGCTGAGCTCTTTAATCCCAAGGTTGGTACCATTTTGTCGTGGCCGTACATGGTAAAAGCCATGGGTTGGCCACACAATACCATTATCGACAATATGATGAACCTGGAACTGTTGTTTTGGGCCGCTAAAAATGGCGGCAATAAGGAGCTATACGAGATCGCCGATAGCCATGCCAGGCACTGCATGAATACGTTGGTTCGACCCGATTCAACGACTTTCCATGTTGCTGTTTTCGATACGTTGGATGGACATTTTATTAAAGGTGTTACGCACCAGGGATACAGTGACAGCTCCATGTGGGCGAGAGGTCAAACCTGGGGAATTTATGGTTATACCGTTGCTTATCGGGAAACCGGTGACGAACAGTTCCTGAATGTAGCAGAAAAGCTGGCTGATAAATTTTTACAACGATTACCCGCTGATGGAATTCCGTTTTGGGATTTTGATGCTCCGGTAACTTCAACGACACCTAAGGATGCTTCTGCTGCTACGATTGCTGCTTCGGCCCTGTTAGAGTTATCTACTTTGGAACGGGAAGATTCGCGAAAGCAAAAGTATTTTAATGCTGCAGTTGATTTGCTCACGCGCCTCTCATCGGCAGATTACCAGAGTGGCGATAGAAATAAGGCGATGCTAGTGCACAGTACCGGACATTTTCCAGCTGGTGGAGAAATCGATGCTTCGATCATCTACGCGGATTATTACTACATCGAGGCACTTTCACGCTTAAAGAAAATGCGAAGAGAACCCTAA
- a CDS encoding glycoside hydrolase family 3 N-terminal domain-containing protein has protein sequence MKTKLILILLLFVQFGYGQKKTIYHKGWIDFNKNGKLDVYEDPAAKTEDRIEDLLTQMTMDEKTCQLATLYGSGRVLTDALPTAEWDSRVWKDGIGNIDEQHNGLGTFKSEYSFPFSKHVETIHQTQLWFVENTRLGIPVDFTNEGIRGLCHDRATYFPAQCGQGATWDKDLIARIGEVEAQEAKVLGYTNIYSPILDLAQDPRWGRVVECYGEDPYLVSQLGKQMIKSLQDNGLVSTVKHFAVYSVPVGGRDGKTRTDPHVAPREMKTLYLEPFRVAFEDAGAMGVMSSYNDYDGVPITGSLYFLTELLRQQWGFKGYVVSDSGALEFLYSKHHVSESEEDAVADAINAGLNIRTNFTKPEEYVAPLRDAVAHGKISPKTIDSRVADVLRVKFYLGLFDNPYLGDSKLADEIVHSKEHQAVALEAARKSIVLLKNEDNFLPLKKSLKSVAVIGPNADERELLLSRYGPANAPIKTVFQGISEMLPDANVSYAKGCDIIDEHFPESEIMKFPKSSDEATMLSEAVDLANQSEAVVLVLGGSELTVREDRSRTSLDLPGHQQELMEAIYATGKPVVLVLLDGRASSINFAAKNLPAIVHAWFPGEFTGQAVSEVLFGDYNPGGKLAVTFPKSVGQIPFAFPFKPGSNEDSETAVWGALYPFGFGLSYTTFEYSDLSVTPKTQGLKGTVTVRFKVRNSGDRTGDEVVQLYLNDAFSSVTTYTKVLRGFERFSLEPGEQKEVEFTLGEQELGLWDIHEQFTVEAGIFNVMVGSSSEDIRLSGSFEITNN, from the coding sequence ATGAAGACTAAGCTGATTTTAATTTTATTACTGTTTGTTCAATTCGGATATGGTCAGAAGAAAACGATTTATCACAAGGGGTGGATCGATTTCAACAAAAACGGAAAGCTGGACGTATACGAGGATCCAGCTGCAAAAACGGAAGATCGTATTGAGGACTTGTTGACTCAAATGACTATGGACGAGAAAACCTGCCAGCTGGCAACGCTATACGGATCCGGTCGGGTTTTAACAGATGCGCTGCCGACGGCAGAGTGGGATAGTCGGGTTTGGAAAGACGGAATTGGGAATATTGACGAACAGCATAATGGACTGGGAACCTTCAAAAGTGAATATTCATTTCCTTTTAGTAAACACGTCGAAACGATTCACCAAACCCAGCTTTGGTTTGTGGAAAATACCCGCTTAGGTATACCGGTTGATTTTACAAATGAAGGTATTCGCGGACTTTGTCACGACCGTGCAACCTATTTCCCGGCTCAATGCGGACAAGGTGCGACTTGGGATAAAGACTTAATTGCCCGTATAGGCGAAGTGGAGGCCCAAGAGGCCAAAGTGCTTGGGTATACAAACATTTATTCTCCAATTTTGGATTTGGCGCAGGATCCGCGATGGGGGCGAGTCGTAGAATGTTATGGTGAAGATCCGTATTTGGTCAGCCAGCTGGGCAAACAGATGATCAAAAGTTTGCAGGACAACGGTTTGGTTTCAACGGTTAAACACTTTGCCGTGTACAGTGTCCCGGTGGGCGGAAGGGATGGAAAAACCAGAACTGATCCCCATGTTGCACCCCGGGAAATGAAAACGCTTTATCTGGAGCCATTCCGTGTTGCGTTTGAAGATGCGGGAGCGATGGGAGTGATGAGTTCTTACAATGATTACGATGGTGTGCCAATTACCGGCAGTCTCTATTTTCTTACCGAGTTACTCCGTCAGCAATGGGGCTTTAAGGGCTACGTTGTGTCGGATAGCGGTGCGCTCGAATTTTTGTATTCAAAGCATCATGTCTCCGAGTCGGAAGAAGATGCTGTAGCTGATGCAATAAATGCAGGGCTAAATATCAGGACCAATTTTACGAAGCCTGAGGAATATGTTGCACCGCTGCGTGATGCTGTTGCTCATGGTAAAATCTCTCCGAAAACGATTGACTCGCGTGTTGCCGATGTATTGCGGGTAAAGTTTTATCTCGGCTTGTTCGACAATCCTTATTTGGGCGATAGCAAATTGGCCGACGAGATTGTGCATTCTAAGGAACATCAGGCAGTTGCTTTGGAGGCGGCTCGCAAGTCAATTGTTTTGTTGAAAAATGAAGATAACTTCCTACCTCTTAAAAAATCATTGAAGTCAGTAGCCGTAATTGGACCTAATGCAGATGAACGCGAGTTGCTTTTGTCAAGATATGGTCCGGCAAATGCACCTATCAAAACTGTATTTCAGGGAATTTCAGAAATGCTTCCGGATGCAAACGTAAGTTATGCCAAAGGTTGCGATATCATTGACGAGCACTTCCCTGAGAGTGAAATTATGAAATTCCCGAAAAGCTCAGATGAAGCGACGATGCTTTCTGAAGCAGTCGATCTGGCCAATCAGTCAGAAGCCGTGGTGTTGGTACTTGGTGGTTCAGAGTTGACTGTCCGCGAAGACCGCTCACGAACCAGCCTCGATTTGCCGGGACACCAGCAGGAATTGATGGAAGCAATATACGCAACAGGCAAACCGGTGGTTTTGGTATTGCTGGATGGACGTGCTTCTTCAATCAACTTTGCAGCTAAAAATTTGCCGGCTATTGTTCATGCCTGGTTTCCCGGCGAATTTACAGGACAGGCTGTTTCCGAAGTGCTTTTCGGCGACTATAACCCGGGGGGCAAACTGGCCGTCACCTTTCCAAAATCAGTTGGACAGATTCCATTCGCCTTTCCATTTAAACCGGGCTCCAATGAAGATTCTGAAACAGCAGTTTGGGGAGCGCTTTATCCTTTTGGCTTTGGATTGAGTTACACGACTTTCGAATACAGCGATTTGTCGGTGACACCCAAAACGCAAGGATTAAAAGGAACAGTTACAGTACGTTTCAAAGTTCGTAATTCCGGCGACAGAACAGGTGATGAAGTCGTTCAGTTATACCTGAATGATGCTTTCAGCAGTGTCACAACCTATACAAAAGTCTTAAGAGGTTTTGAACGTTTTTCGCTTGAGCCTGGCGAGCAGAAAGAAGTTGAGTTCACATTGGGGGAACAAGAACTCGGGCTATGGGATATTCATGAACAGTTTACAGTCGAAGCCGGAATTTTCAATGTGATGGTTGGCAGTTCTTCCGAAGATATCAGACTATCCGGATCATTTGAAATAACTAACAACTAA
- a CDS encoding glycoside hydrolase 5 family protein, producing the protein MIQNRQLKIYFLFLMFLFGGAKLFAFDNFITRHGDQLMDGKQVFRFIGVNAPNINGHYDGYMNTNPESGYLYDPIELSFEMESYFEDMAQMGVTVFRTWGITVEDGSGEFEALVNGAYSYNETAFRRIDKMLELCNKYQMRVILCLVKENKYWGGTEAFSKLYGGGDYYESEEVKNGFKDLLKVFAERVNSYTGVPYKDDKSIMAWEFGNEVPNHEGAWINEMAKYLKKLAPNQLISDPRRANGVDEMETIVNDVVRNCKDIDLVKTRQYPNYKNSVTELWQVCEGKRPLLIDEFQKMEGFTDILDEICETGTSGGLLWSLMKPQYNGGIGGHALFHAYSWGGSRWPGFDSGDYFNERENLMKIREYGYKIRGEVAPPLPPPAGAPYLYPSLEKDAVALKWRCASGARYYLVERSTTPEGPWTDVSGEFDISYSLYYYPMFSDSSVMAGESYYYRVIGKNETGQSEPSNIVGPIRPGKKMVMDNLADFSMITSSSENMEISTETWPRFRQTEEDFFQLQRIAGSSSGFVTYNADEIKSIQVFVYSGSTDEISLEYSNDGKTFQPIPDGALVKSHRDAYASQISGWRDNTVDKFIYSVSVLPKGTSYVKISTGRAGQSDSFPWIGRVHLGYLGKLNSKK; encoded by the coding sequence ATGATACAAAATCGACAACTAAAAATATACTTCTTGTTTTTAATGTTTCTGTTTGGTGGAGCCAAGCTGTTTGCTTTCGATAATTTCATCACGAGACATGGCGACCAATTGATGGATGGAAAGCAGGTTTTTAGGTTTATCGGGGTGAATGCCCCTAACATCAACGGACATTATGATGGTTACATGAATACGAATCCGGAGTCGGGATATCTGTATGATCCGATTGAACTTTCCTTCGAGATGGAGTCGTATTTCGAAGATATGGCGCAAATGGGCGTGACTGTTTTCCGCACGTGGGGAATTACTGTTGAAGACGGATCTGGGGAGTTTGAAGCTTTGGTTAATGGTGCTTATTCCTACAATGAAACAGCTTTTCGGCGTATTGACAAAATGCTGGAGCTCTGCAATAAGTACCAGATGAGAGTCATCCTTTGTTTGGTGAAGGAAAATAAATACTGGGGTGGAACGGAAGCCTTTAGTAAACTGTATGGAGGGGGCGATTACTACGAATCAGAAGAAGTTAAAAACGGCTTCAAAGATCTGCTGAAGGTATTTGCTGAACGGGTGAATTCATACACAGGTGTGCCCTACAAAGACGATAAATCGATTATGGCGTGGGAATTCGGAAATGAAGTGCCAAATCATGAAGGTGCGTGGATTAACGAGATGGCTAAATACCTGAAGAAACTGGCTCCTAATCAGCTAATCTCCGATCCTCGGAGGGCAAATGGAGTTGATGAGATGGAGACGATTGTCAATGATGTCGTTCGAAACTGCAAGGACATCGACTTGGTTAAAACCCGGCAATATCCCAATTATAAGAATTCGGTAACTGAATTATGGCAAGTCTGCGAAGGGAAAAGGCCATTGTTGATCGATGAATTCCAAAAAATGGAAGGCTTCACGGATATACTTGACGAGATCTGCGAAACGGGAACTTCAGGAGGCTTGTTATGGAGCCTGATGAAACCACAATACAACGGGGGGATTGGCGGGCATGCTTTGTTTCATGCTTACAGCTGGGGAGGAAGTCGCTGGCCCGGCTTCGATAGCGGTGACTATTTCAACGAGCGGGAAAATCTGATGAAGATTAGAGAGTACGGGTATAAAATCAGAGGGGAGGTGGCACCACCCCTGCCGCCCCCCGCTGGTGCTCCTTATTTGTATCCCAGCCTGGAGAAGGATGCCGTTGCATTGAAGTGGCGATGTGCCTCCGGAGCCCGTTACTACCTTGTTGAACGCTCGACGACTCCGGAAGGACCGTGGACGGATGTGAGCGGCGAATTCGACATCAGCTACAGTTTGTATTACTATCCCATGTTTAGTGATTCTTCTGTTATGGCCGGAGAAAGTTACTATTACCGGGTCATCGGGAAGAATGAGACCGGTCAATCTGAGCCATCCAATATCGTCGGGCCAATTCGCCCTGGAAAGAAAATGGTGATGGATAATTTAGCTGATTTTTCAATGATCACTTCATCCAGTGAAAACATGGAAATTAGTACAGAAACCTGGCCTCGGTTTAGGCAAACGGAGGAAGATTTTTTCCAGCTTCAAAGGATCGCCGGCTCAAGCTCTGGATTTGTCACTTATAATGCTGATGAAATTAAGTCAATTCAGGTTTTCGTCTATAGCGGGTCGACGGATGAAATAAGCCTGGAATATAGCAACGATGGTAAAACTTTTCAGCCAATTCCAGATGGAGCTTTGGTGAAGTCGCACCGTGATGCCTATGCCAGTCAGATCTCGGGCTGGAGAGATAATACAGTCGACAAATTTATCTACTCTGTTTCTGTACTCCCAAAAGGAACTTCTTATGTGAAGATATCTACCGGACGAGCTGGCCAATCCGACAGTTTCCCTTGGATTGGGCGGGTGCATTTGGGCTACCTTGGAAAATTGAATTCGAAAAAATAA
- a CDS encoding glycoside hydrolase family 5 protein codes for MKEIRLIVLLLLTACLSVLNTQAGVNPKVIDDSKTPSMLHVEGRYLVNAEGEKVWLQGVSLASMEWLANGENILQSTNVAIHTWKVNCLRCPVNEDFWFGKGKEQTDGGASYRKLLDDFVKEATSQGVYVVIDLHRFKAPKQIHADFWKEVASIYKNHPGVFFELFNEPHDISWEVWKNGGLVTNEKRATDALAENNKKYEDFESVGMQALIDAVRSTGAQNIVIVGGLDWSYDLSGYFDGYALDDRNGNGIMLSTHVYPWKSDWKNKFMMAIDTYPLFLGELGAEPERMPFIPPERHEMPETWVPDMLGLIQKYELNWTAWCFHPRSTPRLILDWDYTPTPFWGQDVLEVLRDGKQYQLTKLR; via the coding sequence ATGAAAGAAATCAGATTAATTGTACTCCTTCTTTTGACGGCCTGCCTTAGCGTGCTGAATACACAGGCGGGAGTCAACCCCAAAGTTATAGATGATAGTAAAACACCATCGATGCTTCATGTTGAAGGTCGCTATTTGGTAAATGCGGAAGGAGAAAAAGTATGGTTACAAGGGGTATCGCTGGCGAGTATGGAATGGCTGGCGAATGGCGAGAATATTCTTCAGTCAACAAATGTTGCCATTCATACCTGGAAGGTAAATTGCCTGCGTTGCCCGGTCAATGAGGATTTTTGGTTTGGCAAAGGAAAAGAGCAAACAGATGGTGGTGCTTCGTATCGAAAATTGCTTGACGACTTTGTAAAAGAAGCGACTTCGCAGGGAGTATATGTGGTAATTGATTTGCACCGTTTTAAAGCTCCCAAACAGATTCATGCTGACTTTTGGAAAGAAGTAGCTTCGATTTATAAAAATCATCCCGGAGTGTTTTTCGAGCTTTTCAACGAACCACATGATATTTCGTGGGAGGTATGGAAAAATGGAGGTTTGGTGACCAATGAAAAACGGGCGACCGATGCATTGGCGGAGAACAATAAAAAATACGAAGATTTTGAATCGGTTGGAATGCAGGCGCTGATTGATGCAGTGCGTTCGACCGGTGCGCAGAATATTGTTATTGTTGGCGGCCTGGATTGGAGTTACGACCTCAGCGGATATTTTGATGGTTATGCGCTAGACGACCGAAATGGGAACGGTATTATGCTGTCAACACATGTTTACCCATGGAAAAGCGATTGGAAAAACAAGTTCATGATGGCGATTGACACCTATCCGTTGTTCCTGGGTGAGCTGGGAGCTGAGCCGGAGCGCATGCCGTTTATTCCACCGGAAAGACATGAAATGCCCGAAACCTGGGTACCTGATATGTTGGGGCTCATCCAAAAATATGAGCTCAATTGGACAGCCTGGTGCTTTCATCCTCGTTCAACTCCGCGATTGATTTTAGACTGGGATTATACCCCAACACCATTTTGGGGGCAGGATGTGCTTGAAGTGTTGAGAGACGGCAAGCAATACCAGTTGACTAAGTTGAGATAA
- a CDS encoding LamG domain-containing protein produces MQMDGLVALWDFKEPEGTDRVAYGVSNFPLCEVDGEVSRIDEGPLSGYSALFGDGAYLKLQHVNIGALNISGDSQGVTVIAWVKWQGNTGFVAGMWNEYKDGGKRQYGLFVSLPHYNGENQVCGHISRTGKPTPPFPYSIDYSASKQEVPVNKWACVAMTYDGQWIKSYLNGVFEAREPELIAHTAEFDADCKGLVQSKNPYYFPDGIGDNGSDFTVGAVLLEHGMGNLFCGQIGGVAIFDRALSDQEIEFISN; encoded by the coding sequence ATGCAGATGGATGGATTGGTAGCACTTTGGGACTTCAAAGAGCCTGAGGGAACCGATCGCGTGGCTTATGGTGTATCAAACTTCCCGCTATGCGAAGTGGATGGGGAGGTTTCCCGAATTGATGAAGGACCATTGTCTGGCTATTCCGCCCTGTTCGGAGACGGAGCCTATTTGAAGTTACAGCATGTAAACATTGGCGCATTAAATATTTCAGGTGACAGTCAAGGTGTGACCGTAATTGCCTGGGTGAAGTGGCAGGGAAATACCGGGTTCGTGGCAGGTATGTGGAACGAGTATAAAGATGGTGGAAAACGTCAGTACGGCTTGTTTGTATCTCTTCCGCACTACAATGGTGAGAATCAGGTCTGCGGGCATATCTCGAGAACAGGAAAGCCCACACCACCATTCCCGTATTCAATCGACTATTCGGCGAGCAAGCAAGAGGTTCCTGTCAACAAATGGGCCTGTGTTGCCATGACCTACGACGGGCAATGGATTAAGTCGTACTTAAACGGTGTTTTCGAAGCCCGTGAACCGGAGTTGATCGCTCATACCGCTGAGTTTGATGCGGATTGCAAGGGATTGGTGCAGTCAAAGAATCCGTATTATTTCCCCGATGGAATTGGCGATAATGGATCTGATTTTACAGTCGGCGCGGTATTGTTAGAGCACGGCATGGGCAACCTCTTCTGTGGGCAGATTGGCGGCGTAGCGATTTTCGACAGGGCTTTATCAGATCAGGAGATAGAATTTATTTCAAACTAA